A part of Candidatus Babeliaceae bacterium genomic DNA contains:
- a CDS encoding OmpH family outer membrane protein, with amino-acid sequence MKKNILLASLLVMTSALFADKEIVKQQKIGYIHIQKLMDGPQALLECKERIQDLQNELQEKADKIQGKVKKMQQLDSELKNKEKNKWSSDPVREAKAEELMKLQKDIEISAQSLENYQMRMVQEIQNDIFAKIEKVVSRVAREKGYDLVLGQGALFVSNSCDITDDVRIELDKEYKAAKAAAKVAEKNAATKTETEKIS; translated from the coding sequence ATGAAAAAAAATATATTATTAGCCAGCTTATTGGTAATGACCAGTGCTCTCTTTGCTGACAAAGAAATAGTTAAACAACAAAAAATTGGCTACATACATATACAAAAACTTATGGATGGACCGCAGGCTCTTCTTGAATGTAAAGAAAGAATTCAAGATCTACAAAATGAACTGCAAGAAAAAGCTGACAAAATTCAGGGCAAAGTTAAAAAAATGCAGCAGTTGGATTCAGAATTAAAAAATAAAGAAAAAAACAAATGGAGCTCAGATCCCGTGCGTGAAGCAAAAGCTGAAGAACTGATGAAGCTACAAAAAGATATCGAAATCAGCGCACAATCACTTGAAAATTATCAAATGCGCATGGTACAAGAAATTCAAAATGATATCTTTGCAAAAATAGAAAAAGTTGTCAGCAGAGTAGCACGCGAAAAAGGATACGACCTCGTTCTTGGGCAAGGCGCACTCTTTGTAAGTAACTCATGTGATATTACTGACGATGTCCGCATAGAACTTGATAAAGAATACAAAGCAGCAAAGGCGGCTGCAAAAGTAGCAGAAAAAAATGCTGCAACAAAAACAGAAACCGAAAAAATCTCATAA
- the pth gene encoding aminoacyl-tRNA hydrolase gives MIKIIIGLGNPGQKYSYTRHNIGFLVVDQLVDMHNGSWKSKNDAEIAEITINNKPILVIKPQTFMNNSGAIMPSLQKKGIKPEEILVVHDELELPFGKVAIKQGGSAKGHNGLKSIISYIGDAFSRLRCGIGRPEQREDVADYVLNNFLPTEDVQSMIVDAIKKIDTVLQ, from the coding sequence ATGATAAAAATCATAATTGGCCTGGGTAATCCAGGCCAAAAATATTCTTACACCCGGCACAATATTGGCTTTTTAGTGGTTGACCAACTCGTTGATATGCATAATGGTTCTTGGAAAAGCAAAAACGACGCCGAAATAGCAGAAATAACTATAAACAATAAACCTATTTTGGTGATAAAGCCGCAAACATTTATGAATAATTCTGGTGCAATTATGCCATCACTTCAAAAAAAGGGTATAAAGCCAGAAGAAATATTAGTCGTGCATGATGAACTTGAACTTCCATTTGGCAAAGTTGCCATAAAACAAGGCGGAAGCGCCAAAGGACATAATGGGTTAAAATCTATTATATCGTATATTGGAGATGCTTTTAGTCGTTTAAGGTGCGGGATTGGCAGGCCGGAACAACGTGAAGATGTTGCTGACTATGTTTTGAATAATTTTTTACCCACAGAAGATGTTCAATCTATGATCGTCGACGCCATCAAAAAAATAGACACAGTCTTACAATAA